Proteins co-encoded in one Candidatus Stoquefichus sp. SB1 genomic window:
- a CDS encoding LytR/AlgR family response regulator transcription factor, whose translation MYKFAIIDNHQSDIDKMVEKIHQVYFSKHHMNYDCDTYLGCQTFPFDKYYDAIFLDIEMPEMDGFAFAKEINQKYNPKIIFMTNHDNLVMSVFDYKPFHFIQKNKFDESSTHVLELLCDNLLNKVIKVTNTNNEIDFVNQSQITYINIYEGIVTLHTFNNEIYTTWKSLTSIYKELNQQLFTYINQSTIVNMKYIKEIDPQFTHLILKDRTVFKISTRNKSTFKKTYIKFRLQ comes from the coding sequence ATGTACAAATTTGCTATTATAGATAATCATCAGTCTGATATTGATAAAATGGTAGAAAAAATCCATCAAGTCTATTTCAGTAAACATCATATGAATTATGATTGTGATACATATTTGGGATGTCAAACCTTTCCATTTGATAAATATTATGATGCTATTTTCTTAGATATAGAAATGCCTGAAATGGATGGATTTGCTTTTGCAAAAGAAATTAACCAAAAATATAATCCTAAAATTATTTTTATGACCAATCATGATAATTTAGTTATGTCCGTTTTTGATTACAAACCTTTTCATTTTATACAAAAAAATAAGTTTGATGAAAGTTCAACACATGTACTTGAACTTCTTTGTGACAATTTATTAAATAAAGTTATAAAAGTAACAAATACGAACAATGAAATAGATTTTGTAAATCAAAGTCAGATTACTTATATTAATATTTATGAGGGTATAGTTACTCTACATACATTTAACAATGAAATATATACAACATGGAAATCATTAACATCTATTTATAAAGAACTCAATCAGCAACTATTTACATATATTAACCAATCAACAATTGTTAATATGAAATATATAAAAGAAATTGATCCTCAGTTTACGCATCTTATCTTAAAAGATCGTACTGTATTCAAAATTTCTACTAGAAACAAGTCAACATTTAAGAAAACCTATATAAAATTCAGGTTACAATAA